A section of the Gallus gallus isolate bGalGal1 chromosome 4, bGalGal1.mat.broiler.GRCg7b, whole genome shotgun sequence genome encodes:
- the MED28 gene encoding LOW QUALITY PROTEIN: mediator of RNA polymerase II transcription subunit 28 (The sequence of the model RefSeq protein was modified relative to this genomic sequence to represent the inferred CDS: deleted 1 base in 1 codon), with product MAGALGGMFANQPPGPPPPGPPGGPGPAGLIPPPTGPRNPNNTLVDELEASFEACFASLVSQDYVNGTDQEEIRTGVDQCIQKFLDVARQTECFFLQKRLQLSVQKPEQVIKEDVSELRNELQRKEALIQKHLSKLRHWQQVLEDISVQHKKPAEMPQGPLAYLEQASANIPAPMKQS from the exons ATGGCGGGCGCGCTGGGCGGGATGTTCGCCAACCAACCGCCGGGACCCCCGCCGCCCGGACCACCTggcgggcccggcccggccggcCTCATCCCGCCACCGACGGGGCCCCGCAATCCCAACAACACGCTGGTA GACGAGCTGGAAGCGTCCTTCGAG GCCTGCTTCGCCTCGCTGGTCAGCCAGGACTACGTGAACGGCACCGACCAGGAGGAGATCCGCACCG GTGTCGATCAGTGCATCCAGAAATTCCTGGATGTTGCCAGGCAAACAGAATGCTTTTTTCTACAAAAAAGACTGCAGCTGTCGGTCCAGAAACCAGAACAAGTAATTAAAGAG GATGTTTCAGAGTTAAGAAATgaattgcaaagaaaagaagcattaaTTCAGAAGCATTTGAGTAAACTGCGACACTGGCAACAAGTCCTGGAAGATATCAGTGTACAACACAAAAAACCTGCAGAAATGCCCCAAGGTCCATTAGCGTACCTGGAACAGGCATCTGCTAATATTCCTGCTCCAATGAAGCAATCATGA